Proteins co-encoded in one Deltaproteobacteria bacterium genomic window:
- a CDS encoding LLM class flavin-dependent oxidoreductase yields the protein MTAFDGKLSLQFVIHLANRYTVTQLVDLAGLAHRRGFDRIWVNDNARYRSQVVVLSAIAARVPIGIGTAILVPYLHHPIEVVDSLAALSELSEGREIGFGLARGDLAQTPQHVDVHKPIALVRELAVFERRALDGERVPYGDFPVLSEYYRLNPAGSFQLAFKPGSPVVMYSGGNGPQSLRMGGQVMDGLISSGTFIPMLRAGRLKEMHEMIEAGARSVDPNKTLRKMVELNVSVSRDRAQAIEFPKRQVSHSILQWEALKFTPEEYDRLGVERLKVLELKEAFARGATVEEAAALVTEEMVLNYYVAGRPEEVADQIVDLAQQARELGYDEIAFAKLGPDYEEAINMLADSVMPRLRG from the coding sequence ATGACGGCATTCGACGGCAAGCTCAGCCTCCAATTCGTGATCCACCTGGCGAACCGGTACACGGTGACCCAACTCGTGGACCTGGCCGGTTTGGCGCACCGGCGCGGCTTCGATCGCATCTGGGTCAACGACAACGCCCGCTACCGGAGCCAGGTGGTGGTGCTCTCCGCCATCGCGGCGCGCGTCCCCATCGGTATCGGCACCGCCATCCTGGTGCCCTATCTGCACCATCCCATCGAGGTGGTGGATTCCCTGGCGGCGCTGTCGGAGCTGAGCGAGGGGAGGGAGATCGGCTTCGGGCTGGCCCGTGGCGACCTGGCGCAGACGCCGCAGCACGTGGACGTTCACAAGCCCATCGCGCTGGTTCGGGAGCTGGCCGTGTTCGAGCGGCGCGCGCTGGACGGAGAGCGGGTTCCCTACGGCGACTTCCCCGTGCTCTCCGAATACTACCGGCTGAACCCGGCCGGCAGCTTCCAGTTGGCTTTCAAGCCGGGATCTCCCGTGGTGATGTATTCCGGCGGGAACGGTCCCCAGTCGCTGCGCATGGGCGGCCAGGTAATGGACGGACTCATCAGTTCGGGGACCTTCATCCCCATGCTGCGCGCGGGCCGGCTGAAGGAGATGCACGAGATGATCGAGGCCGGCGCCCGCAGCGTGGACCCCAACAAGACCCTGCGCAAGATGGTGGAGCTCAACGTGTCGGTGTCGCGGGACCGCGCCCAGGCCATCGAGTTTCCCAAGCGTCAGGTGTCCCACTCGATACTGCAATGGGAGGCGCTCAAGTTCACCCCCGAGGAGTACGACCGCCTCGGGGTGGAGCGGCTGAAGGTGCTCGAGCTCAAGGAGGCCTTTGCCCGGGGCGCCACCGTCGAGGAAGCGGCGGCGTTGGTGACCGAGGAAATGGTCCTCAACTACTACGTCGCCGGACGTCCGGAGGAGGTGGCCGATCAGATCGTCGACCTCGCCCAGCAGGCCCGGGAGCTGGGTTACGACGAGATCGCCTTCGCCAAGCTCGGCCCGGACTACGAGGAAGCCATCAACATGCTGGCGGACAGCGTGATGCCGCGCTTGCGGGGGTAG
- a CDS encoding DMT family transporter, which translates to MTPQFLALVTSFFYAGCFLAARRGLMYSTPVTAAYVALSVNTTILWLVAFMTGGVRAIPFIAIACFAVGGWLQLVTRLCAYTGVARMGASVTSTVQATNPLFSTTLAVLLLHETVTPFLLSGTGLVVAGIGLISWRPQHQKQTYRTWELVFPLAASFSAGLNHPLRRYGLTVANQPLLLSAVMGTAALVPMLLNLLNPKARARLMPDRRAMPYFLVTGVFEAIGIWSLVAALGNGNVVVVGPIVCIAPLWVLLGTMLFSRDIEQVNLRTAIATLFVIIGVVAIYLA; encoded by the coding sequence ATGACCCCGCAATTCCTGGCCCTGGTGACGTCGTTCTTCTACGCCGGCTGCTTTCTCGCCGCCCGGCGCGGACTGATGTACTCCACGCCGGTGACCGCGGCCTACGTGGCGTTGAGCGTCAACACCACGATCCTTTGGCTGGTGGCGTTCATGACCGGCGGCGTGCGCGCCATCCCGTTCATCGCCATCGCCTGCTTCGCCGTCGGCGGCTGGCTGCAACTCGTCACACGGCTGTGCGCCTACACCGGCGTGGCGCGCATGGGGGCATCGGTCACCAGCACGGTGCAGGCCACCAATCCCCTCTTCAGCACCACCCTCGCCGTGCTGCTCCTGCACGAGACGGTGACACCCTTTCTGCTCTCCGGCACGGGACTCGTCGTGGCCGGGATCGGCCTGATCTCCTGGAGACCGCAACACCAGAAGCAGACCTACCGGACATGGGAACTGGTCTTCCCCCTGGCCGCCTCCTTCAGCGCCGGCCTCAACCACCCGCTGCGGCGCTACGGCCTCACCGTGGCCAACCAGCCGCTGCTGCTCAGCGCGGTGATGGGGACGGCGGCGCTGGTGCCCATGCTGCTGAACCTGTTGAACCCGAAGGCGCGCGCCCGGCTCATGCCGGACCGGCGCGCCATGCCCTATTTCCTGGTCACCGGAGTCTTCGAGGCAATCGGCATCTGGTCGCTCGTGGCCGCCCTCGGCAACGGCAACGTGGTCGTGGTAGGACCCATCGTCTGCATCGCGCCCCTCTGGGTGCTGCTGGGCACGATGCTGTTCTCGCGCGACATCGAGCAGGTGAACCTGCGCACCGCCATCGCCACGCTGTTCGTCATCATCGGCGTCGTCGCCATCTACCTGGCGTAG
- a CDS encoding LLM class flavin-dependent oxidoreductase, whose translation MTAFDGRLSLQFVTHLANHYTVNRFVELAALARERGFQRIWLNDNARYRSQVVVLSAIAARVPIGVGTAVLVPYFHHPIEVVDSLAALSELCEGREVGFGLARGSTTQTPQHVIMHRPLALVRELAVFVSRALAGESVAYGDFPVLCEHYHLNPAGRFKLAFTPKSPVVVYSGGNGPRSLHMGGQVMDGLISSGTFIPMLRAGRLKNMHERAEAGARSVDPNKTLRKMVELNVSVSRDRDAAMEFPKRQVAHSIPQWESLGFTPEEYARLGVERQRVLDLKDAFAQGATIEEAASLVTEQMVLSYYVAGTPAEVADQVVELARQAQEMGYDEIAFAKLGPDYEEAIEMLAESVMPRLNG comes from the coding sequence ATGACGGCTTTCGACGGCAGGCTTAGTCTTCAGTTCGTCACCCACTTGGCGAACCACTACACGGTCAACCGGTTCGTGGAGCTGGCCGCGCTGGCCCGTGAACGCGGGTTCCAGCGCATCTGGCTCAACGACAACGCGCGCTACCGGAGCCAGGTGGTGGTGCTCTCCGCCATCGCGGCGCGGGTGCCCATCGGCGTGGGCACGGCCGTCCTCGTGCCCTATTTCCATCATCCCATCGAGGTGGTGGATTCGCTGGCGGCCCTGTCCGAGTTGTGCGAAGGGCGCGAGGTGGGCTTCGGACTGGCGCGGGGTTCCACCACCCAGACGCCGCAGCACGTGATCATGCACCGGCCCTTGGCGCTGGTGCGGGAGTTGGCCGTGTTCGTGTCGCGGGCGCTGGCCGGGGAGAGCGTGGCCTACGGCGACTTTCCGGTGCTGTGCGAGCACTACCACCTCAATCCCGCGGGCAGGTTCAAGCTCGCGTTCACGCCCAAGTCCCCGGTGGTGGTCTATTCCGGCGGCAACGGCCCCCGGTCGCTGCACATGGGCGGCCAGGTCATGGACGGCCTCATCAGCTCCGGGACCTTCATCCCGATGCTGCGCGCGGGACGGCTCAAGAACATGCACGAGAGGGCCGAGGCCGGCGCCCGCAGCGTCGATCCGAACAAGACGCTGCGGAAGATGGTGGAGCTCAACGTGTCCGTGTCGCGCGACCGGGACGCGGCCATGGAGTTTCCCAAGCGCCAGGTGGCCCACTCGATCCCCCAGTGGGAGTCCCTCGGGTTCACCCCGGAGGAGTACGCCCGGCTCGGCGTGGAACGGCAGAGGGTGCTCGATCTGAAGGACGCCTTCGCCCAGGGCGCCACCATCGAGGAGGCCGCATCCCTCGTCACCGAGCAGATGGTCCTGTCCTACTACGTCGCCGGCACACCGGCCGAGGTGGCCGACCAGGTCGTGGAACTGGCGCGACAGGCTCAGGAAATGGGCTACGACGAGATCGCCTTCGCCAAGCTCGGCCCCGACTACGAGGAAGCCATCGAAATGCTGGCGGAGAGCGTGATGCCGCGGCTCAACGGTTAG
- a CDS encoding NAD(P)-dependent oxidoreductase: MGTTLVTGVGLVGTSFAQCALKRNEKLVFYDFMPRTEYLHRKLGTADVNVVEKDIRDLPALVDAMQRHRPETVVHTAGLIGGRVVESLYNGLQINVMGTINVLEAARLTGVKRFVLISTFGAYDRRRAGDRPTHEDMPRGPGAGYGNSKATKELMAEAYQRLYGFELLTLRLANAYGLGHFWGGSGGGEKVQMLLEAGIRGQVARIPQAQTMTFEYVYAKDMGRAVDLATTVPMPEKTTLNIGSGQVTTFDELVASVERQFPKLEVEVIPGRPPDVSTSVPLDISRANEYLGWEPQYTMDAAFEDYAKDLRAVME; encoded by the coding sequence ATGGGAACAACACTTGTCACCGGAGTGGGCCTCGTCGGCACCTCGTTCGCGCAGTGTGCGCTGAAGCGCAACGAGAAGCTGGTTTTCTACGACTTCATGCCGCGCACGGAGTATCTGCACCGGAAGCTCGGGACGGCGGACGTGAACGTGGTGGAGAAGGACATCCGGGACCTGCCGGCGCTGGTGGATGCGATGCAGCGCCACCGTCCGGAGACCGTGGTGCATACCGCCGGACTCATCGGCGGGCGGGTGGTGGAGTCGCTTTACAACGGCCTGCAGATCAACGTGATGGGGACCATCAACGTGTTGGAGGCCGCGCGGCTCACCGGGGTGAAGCGTTTCGTGCTGATCAGCACCTTCGGCGCCTATGACCGGCGTCGCGCCGGGGATCGACCCACCCACGAGGACATGCCGCGTGGGCCGGGCGCCGGTTACGGCAACTCCAAGGCCACCAAGGAGCTGATGGCGGAGGCATATCAGCGTCTGTACGGCTTCGAGCTGCTGACGCTGCGCCTGGCCAACGCGTACGGGCTCGGGCACTTCTGGGGCGGCTCCGGCGGCGGCGAGAAGGTGCAGATGCTGCTGGAGGCGGGCATCCGCGGTCAGGTGGCGCGGATTCCCCAGGCCCAGACCATGACCTTCGAGTACGTCTACGCCAAGGACATGGGGCGTGCCGTGGACCTGGCGACGACGGTGCCGATGCCCGAGAAGACCACCCTCAACATCGGCTCCGGCCAGGTGACGACCTTCGACGAGCTGGTGGCGTCGGTGGAGCGGCAGTTTCCCAAGCTGGAGGTGGAGGTGATTCCCGGACGGCCGCCGGATGTGTCGACCAGCGTGCCCCTGGACATCTCCAGAGCCAACGAATACCTGGGCTGGGAGCCGCAGTACACCATGGACGCGGCGTTCGAGGACTACGCCAAGGACCTCCGGGCGGTCATGGAGTGA
- a CDS encoding tetratricopeptide repeat protein — translation MADQTDPRLDALFTRLHTTDDAHDAAAVTNVIWAIWHQSDDDDINELMRRGLAEMSAQDYPAAVQTFGEIIAIDPTFAEAWNKRATIYYLMGEYGASVKDIDRTLELEPRHFGALSGLGLIMNAMGNDEAAIAAFEATLAVHPFAGGARQNLEALRARQKKRSL, via the coding sequence ATGGCCGACCAGACAGACCCGCGGCTCGACGCCCTGTTCACCCGCCTCCATACCACTGACGACGCTCACGACGCCGCCGCGGTCACCAACGTGATCTGGGCCATCTGGCATCAGTCGGACGATGACGACATCAACGAGCTCATGCGCCGGGGCCTGGCGGAGATGTCGGCCCAGGACTACCCGGCCGCCGTGCAGACCTTCGGCGAGATCATCGCCATCGACCCCACGTTCGCCGAGGCCTGGAACAAGCGCGCCACCATCTACTATCTCATGGGCGAGTACGGCGCGTCGGTGAAGGACATCGACCGCACCCTGGAGCTCGAGCCGCGCCACTTCGGCGCCCTCTCCGGCCTCGGCCTCATCATGAACGCCATGGGCAACGACGAGGCCGCCATCGCCGCGTTCGAGGCCACCCTCGCCGTCCACCCCTTCGCCGGCGGCGCGCGCCAGAACCTGGAGGCGCTGCGCGCGCGGCAGAAGAAGCGCAGCCTCTGA